Proteins found in one Oncorhynchus gorbuscha isolate QuinsamMale2020 ecotype Even-year linkage group LG15, OgorEven_v1.0, whole genome shotgun sequence genomic segment:
- the LOC123997373 gene encoding regulator of G-protein signaling 21-like isoform X1 → MSADLQDEQTLLFRDIAIICIHYQLFPSSLSHVRWSDIRRRGMYRKLFSCFCRAPKPPIDEVVSWRQSLKKLQESKTGQLAFREFLRTEYSEENILFWLACEEYKTITTSNEIAIAAKRIYTEFVQVDAPRQINIDCGTRQEITNSMSQPTLSCFDKAQRLIYKLMKKDCYPRFLKSEIYQGFLEPSEAR, encoded by the exons ATGAGTGCTGATCTTCAGGACGAACAAACTCTGCTTTTCAGGGATATTGCAATCATATGCATACATT ATCAGCTGTTTCCATCATCACTCTCTCATGTTAGATGGTCTGATATCAGGCGAAGGGGCATGTACAGGAA gcttttttcttgtttttgtagggCCCCCAAGCCCCCCATCGATGAAGTTGTGTCATGGCGACAATCCCTGAAAAAACTCCAGGAGTCTAAAA CAGGGCAGCTGGCCTTCAGAGAGTTCCTGAGGACAGAGTACAGCGAGGAGAACATCTTGTTCTGGCTGGCCTGTGAGGAGTACAAGACCATCACCACCAGCAATGAGATAGCTATAGCAGCCAAAAGGATCTACACAGAGTTTGTACAGGTCGACGCTCCCAGACAG ATAAACATCGACTGTGGGACCAGGCAGGAGATTACAAACAGCATGTCTCAGCCGACCCTGAGCTGCTTCGACAAGGCACAGAGACTGATATACAAGCTGATGAAAAAGGACTGTTATCCCAGATTCCTGAAATCTGAAATCTATCAAGGTTTTTTAGAACCATCAGAAGCCCGCTGA
- the LOC123997373 gene encoding regulator of G-protein signaling 21-like isoform X2 encodes MSADLQDEQTLLFRDIAIICIHYQLFPSSLSHVRWSDIRRRGMYRKAPKPPIDEVVSWRQSLKKLQESKTGQLAFREFLRTEYSEENILFWLACEEYKTITTSNEIAIAAKRIYTEFVQVDAPRQINIDCGTRQEITNSMSQPTLSCFDKAQRLIYKLMKKDCYPRFLKSEIYQGFLEPSEAR; translated from the exons ATGAGTGCTGATCTTCAGGACGAACAAACTCTGCTTTTCAGGGATATTGCAATCATATGCATACATT ATCAGCTGTTTCCATCATCACTCTCTCATGTTAGATGGTCTGATATCAGGCGAAGGGGCATGTACAGGAA ggCCCCCAAGCCCCCCATCGATGAAGTTGTGTCATGGCGACAATCCCTGAAAAAACTCCAGGAGTCTAAAA CAGGGCAGCTGGCCTTCAGAGAGTTCCTGAGGACAGAGTACAGCGAGGAGAACATCTTGTTCTGGCTGGCCTGTGAGGAGTACAAGACCATCACCACCAGCAATGAGATAGCTATAGCAGCCAAAAGGATCTACACAGAGTTTGTACAGGTCGACGCTCCCAGACAG ATAAACATCGACTGTGGGACCAGGCAGGAGATTACAAACAGCATGTCTCAGCCGACCCTGAGCTGCTTCGACAAGGCACAGAGACTGATATACAAGCTGATGAAAAAGGACTGTTATCCCAGATTCCTGAAATCTGAAATCTATCAAGGTTTTTTAGAACCATCAGAAGCCCGCTGA